The sequence TTGAATACCAGAATCATCGAGGTAGCTTGTAAATTTTTTGTATTCTAAAGCATTATCTGATTGGAAGACCTTAATTTTATGATCATTAAGATTCTTAACTTGCTTTCGAAATTGAATAAATGTATGTAAAGCATCAGAAAGTCTGACAAGATGAAATATCCAAGTGAAACGAGAGTAGACATCCAAAATAAGCATGTAGGATCGAAATCCATTTCTAGATAAATGGGGAGAGACCCAAATGTCAGAAATAATCAAGGCCAAAGGCTTTTTATATATGGTTTTGCTATCAGAAAATGGTAGATTTTTGCTTTTGCTAATGTGAAAAGAATGACAAAAGCTAAACTTATTATTAGAAACTGGTACGAAAAAACGATGACAAATTGAGGACACTGTGCGTAACATAGGATGGCCTAGACGCTGGTGCGAAATTGGCAGGGTTGGTGAGACAAAAGATTGTGGCTTGATTTGATTATCTATCTTGTCCACTCCCTCAAAGACATAAAGTCCATTCTCATTCCGTCCTCGCAGCAATGTGCACCCCCGTTGGATTGTCCTTCACTAGAAAGTAAGAAGTGTGAAATTAAAAGAATACAACATTATCCTTACAGAACTAACTCACTGAaagcaagtttgttttgatatcagGTACATGATATATTTTGTTTAAATAAAAAGATCTTGAATTATATGTTAAGGATACAGTACCAGTATTGGCAATTTTAAGATCATTTCCATTGCCTACTTTCACCTGTTCAGTACCGTCATACTCATAAGGAATGGTTAAGTTTTTAATGTTGGTAGTTAGGTGATGAGTGGCACCAGTACCCGTCACCCATTGAGTATATGTATGATCACCAGGAAGAGTTATATATGCTGCAGGTTTCCTATTCTGACTCCTGTTATTCTTTTTATAGCGGAACCAACATCTGTCTGCTGTGTGATTGCTTTTCTTGCATATCTGACATGGTGCTGCATCATCATGATTATTGGACCTTTGTATTGGTTGAATTCTTCTATTGAACTGAGTGTTCTGGTTTGGGTTGTGTTGATAATAACCTCTGCCTTGAGTACTGAATCTTCTTTGTGCTGGCCTGCTAGACGAGCCAGGATTATAGACTGCAACCTTTGCAATAGGTTGTTGTAGTAAAGCAAGCTGCTGCTCTAAGCGCATATCAAAAGTCAGAAGATGCGCAAAAAAGGTTTCCATGTCCATCTCTTCAGTTGTACCCAGAGTGGTTACAATAGGGTCATACGTTTGATTTAATCCAGTGCAAATAGATTGTTTCATCTCATCAGTGGAAACAATATATCTTGAGGCTGCAAGTTGATCAAAATGATTCTTAGCTTCATTAAAAAATGTCTTCAAAGATTTATTACCTTTTGAGAGTGAGTGTAGCTGCTTTTCAAGGTGCATCTGATgagctattttttttttggtgcaaAGTTTCTTTCCAGGGTATCCCCGATTTCTTTAGATGTTTCTAAGCCACTAACTTTGCCAAGTAAAACTTCAGTTACTGTAAAATTTGACCAGCCAACAAGTAGAGAATCTTGTTCCTCATGTAGTGTGAAGGCTGTGTTGATTGTCTGTTCATCAGGTAATGTTCTTTGTGTAATTTCATTGTTCCATCAATAAATCCTGTGAGACCGTAGCCTTTTAGTAATGGTTTGAACTGAGTTCTCCAGAGGAGGTAATTTGTTTCTGTTAACTTAAGAGTTACTAGGTGATGAATCTGGATTTGGCGCAACTGATTTGTTATTGCAGCCATTGTAGAAAAAATGGTTGAAGTGTGGCTTGGATCGAAGGCTGATACCAAGTTAGTACTATGGTCAATGACTTCCACACTATTTGTGTGTAGTCATGGGTTTTATTTATATGAAGAGATATACAGAGATACACATTAGGTTGTTACACATTCAAGAACTGACTAGCTAGAACAATGAAAGACCGAGTACTCTTAGGCTACAGAATAGAGATAGCCAGTTAGCCATCTAACTGACTAGAAGCGAGTTATGCGACTGGATGACTCTGTCATCCTTAACAGGAATAAAGTTacacaaagaaaaaagaaaacaactgTTCACCATTTCTTTTTCACGTTAAACGAAGTAGTCATAGGCCATGACCAGTTCAACCGCAACTAAGAAGTTTGTTAAACAAGAAAAATGGAGTAAGCAGAAATTAAAAGCAAACAGAAAGTACAAATCGTACACGGTTGTTACATATGGATGCCAAGTCCTGCcaagttgttgatatatggatAACAAGTCATACCAAGCTTAGGACAAGATGTCAGCTACAAAGAATTATCAATTTGGAACTTTATATAAGTAATTATCAATCGACGAAAATATAATACTATTCACAAAAATATAGTAATTATCGGCAATATATCGTATGGCCCGTATTATTGTTTTCGGTCAACTACACTGGATTCCACTAATCACGTATTAGCAAACCTTTTTTTACTACTAATTGACCCATTGTGATACACCAAGCTTACTTTATGGGAATTTTAAGAAAATACCACATTTCCAATTTCCGGTTTAACAAAGTGTCATCGTTTTTTTCAGAATTAATAAAATGCCACAACCCTTATATATTCCGTTAAGACCCACCAAATAGGTCTATATTCTTTGAATAagtcaaaaaaaataattcttcttTACCTATTTGCCCTTCACAATCCTTAAAAATTTGATTCCATACaagaaacataaaaaagaaaGCCGATCTCATTCATGATTATGTCCATTAGATACCACCGTTCACTTAGGTTTTAACGGTGAACCAAAATCCTAAATTAGGTGTATGGCTTCAACActattttctctcttcttcttttctttttcttctgtatATATTTGAAAAGATAGTGTGGTAGATGATTAATTAAGGCAATGATTGAATTGTGGAATTTAGGGATTAATTGAATGTGCTGTGAAGCTGTTATGTGGAATTTAGGGATAAAGTTGCATGAATAGAAATTGGGTCTGTTTTGAGAGGAAATTGCTGGTGGGATTGTAATCGAGACCGAGATGGAGAGTGAGTTGACAGCAAATGAGATGTTGGTGTTGGTCGATGGTATACTACAGTCTAGTTTGAAGCAGCGGCATCAATGGAGTCGGTAAGAATTAGTGGAGATGATTGAGCTATTGTAATCAGTGCAAGGAGATATTGAAGTAAGGATGGAGGGGTATTGCAGACGGACTGCCGGAAAAGTGGGTATTGCAAATGCTGTTCTCTTGGAATATGTACCAAAATGGGTGTTGGCTGTTCTCTTGAGGTTGAGAAGGTGTTGGCAAATGCTATTTACGGTGAATGCAGCAGCAAAAGCTAGGTCTAAGAGTTGGCTGAAATTGATTCAATCAATATGATTTTGTATGGGATTGTCGGTTTGAATAGGATTGGTAGTAATACCATTTGGTTCATGTATGTTATTATTTTAAGCTTATACCTACTATCTGTTCGATGAAATTTCCCAAACAGAGGATTAAATAAAAGCATACTAAAAGGCGTCTCAGTCAATTGTGTTCTCATCTTGATTAATTTTTGTGGATTTGACAGTAGTATTGTTAAGTGATTTTGATCATTTTTCTGTTGGTGGGTTATATTTGAGATTTAGCTCTGCTTCATGCTTTAACTCGCTAATGATTCGCAATTATGACCTGATTTAACTCAGTGTAGTGAGATAATTCGAGGGCATGAATGCCTTTCACTAAGCTGAATTACTGCCACCTAGGCACTAACGGATGTTAactattttttgaaaaaaacgagATGGAAAAAATCAaatgtgtggcattaaataaattcTGGAAAAAACAGTGACACTTTCTTAAACATTATAttgaaagtgtggcactttattaaaatccccttaaTTTATCtccaagagcatctccaatggtgtcTCGAAATATATCTATTTTAAGAAAAATTATGTATGaaaaattatttatgaataaaatcctATTTTGATAAGCATCTGCAGTGGTAGATGTATGTATATCTATTTTAATACAAGTGTAATTTAGTTATAGGTTACTTAATCTAAAAGGTGGGTCAAAATAATTTTAAACAGAAAAATGTATGTTGTGGATATGGGATGGAGTATCTAAATTTAAATATTCTCATCCAAACTCAAACGATCAACTCATGGTAATTTTTGACTATCCAGTTACCATTGGAGAGAGTTTTTTATGTTAGAGTATCTAAAATCCCATATGACACCAATTTATTTAAAAAACCAAACTCTATTGAAGATGCTCTAGGAAAATCAAATTGGGAAGATGAAAGACCCTTCCTAAAAATGTCAGTAGCCTGCCTGAGAGCTGGTCGAAATGTAGAGTATGGACGGAATGCAAGAATGGACCAACTCTCGAATGAAATAAAATCAATTGCAAACATGTTTCTTTAAGGAATGCTGGATATTCTGCTCGCAGGCCCAGAGTATATGGCTCAACAGGAATCGGGCTGTGGGTGTTGTTGCCTGATTACTTGTTTCACATATCCTTGATGTGTGCAGATGTGCTCTCCTGATCTTTCCGATGTGAACAACAGATATTTTACCATCACATATCAGTATATCTCACAGACCTTTCTAGGGTTAATAACTTAACAGTTTGCCTCCAAGTCACGCAGACAAGACAAATCGATACAATTCAACTAGGGATTTTGATGGACAGAAATGAAGGGAGACAAGTCGATATGTAGAGAAACGTTCCAGCTTCCAAGTCTAGCTCTTTGGGTCCATCATAATGGGGATCCGAAGACTCGAAGACTTAGAGCTTCCACAATGGGACGGACCAAAGAGTATATGTACTCTTTGGTCCGTAAAAATGCAATCGTAATGGACAGACCAAATTTAAACTACTATCTTCTGGATTACAAATTGAAATGTTACGTCAAAACCATATATCACTAATCAAGCTCGCCGATCCATATTTTCATTAAATGCAGAACGAAAGTCATGActgaaataacaataataaatgaGGTTGATTTTCTATCTTCTGGCTTACAAATTGATGTCAATTTCTGGCTTCAATTCGTCTATAATAAACTTGAGTACCAATTATCTTCTTGTTGCAACATGTAAATTGCATTATGCATCTCCTGGTTTTCCAACATTTGTAACCACTCATTTGCGCTTAGAACTGAATCATTCGTACTGTCAACCTTTAAgtaaaaagaagaacaagaagaagacaaaaggttctcgagATTTAATGGTGATGAGTTTCATCATGGGAAGTAGCGATCGGGGGCACAGAAAACATTATTAGGGTTTTAAAAGTAATTTGAGACGTAAACCCATCTCTGTCTATATTTACAGATAAATAAGTTACAACCGTTCATTTAAAGCTAAGATCTATCACCACGTGTCAAAATTCATAGCTGTTAACTCTTCTAACGGCTTCAGTGAAAATATGGTTAAACACAAAACTGGACAAAACTTAGGATCCTAATTTTTAATGAAACTAAAAATCACGACCCAGACACTAATTGACTCTAAATTTTGGATCTCACTTTTTTTTAGGTGGGGACTGATAACTTACTTAGGGGTGAGATTCGCGGCCAAATATCTGAGTTATTTTCTAAAATTTATACCACTTTATCCAATAAATAGCATGGATGTTTCAAATTTTAAACTAACTAGAACTCCCCTTTAATAATGATTTCTCCGTTCCtaaatagatgagtttaagtttcCACAATTCTATTATCAAAACTAGTATAATGACAAGTAGGAGAAGAGAATATCTTTATGtcttttttacaattatactcaatggataataactagtataaacaatttatctctcaaattataccataaatattagtaaattttatatcattgaaaaaatattttaaaatacatcaaattatatatatttcttatactaataaCAATTAATTATAAAAATAGTTTTAAAAATATCTTCTTGTTTAATAATATAGATCATCCATTAGTGAGACAAAAATATCTTCTTGTTTAACTCCTTGCGTAAGCACCCGCAAAATAACAATGTTTTTTAGATGCATTGTGTTTCTTTTCGGATGAGAGTTGGGTCTAATTGCATATGAAAGATGGAAAATAGTAAATACCTATCTATAGATCAGCTCAAGGACCTTGAAGGAGTGCCCTTGTATATTAGCACACGTATATGTATATGTGCTCGATCATAAATAGATATTCTAATTTCTCTTGAGctgtacattttttttttttttttgggtaaataCAAATTGCTAGATAAAGAAAAAGTCTACATCATGCAAAGCCCTAGAAGCGCGATCAAGTGTGATCTCTGATTATGCAATCTGAAGCAAAGTAATACGTCACCCCCCTTCatgaatatatataaaaataaaatacagaattccaataaagagaaagatcaCACCCAAATGAAGTGTATCAATACGTATACAGTTTCCATCGATACACTTAACATCAACATTACACACATTACAGTCTCCAGACTACAGGCTACACGCAGGCAAGGGGATAAGGGTAGCCGACGAACAGTTCCACCCCTGGGAATTTTCTTGCCTTCTTCTTATCTCCTGCAGGGACTGTTCAGTTAGTCTTACGTTCATCAAGTAATCAATTTAAAATCAAAGCATCATTTAATTTGCTTGATGAGTTTCAATAGATACCTTCTTTTTCTATCTCCCAAGTGCAAAACTAGTCACTAATAAAATAGATAAGCTTAGGCAGGTACCTGCATATATGATTTACAAATTTAATGTAGAAGAATCCCACCATCCAGGGCCGGCCCTAACATTTTGCTGCCccaaagaaaaccaaaaaaatgttgcCCCCTTCCATATAAGTCTGTACATATATACTTTTACTAGACAAACCTTTCCATAAATATATCATTCTCAGCATGTAAATATGTGAAGCAAATTATGGTTTAGAAAACAATAAAAGTAAAGGGTTCAGATAATCATACAAATAACATCTATTGAAAGTTGATTCTTCTTACATTTCTAGATGCAAAATCATTAAGTATAACTTTAAAATCAACTTTAGCTTAGAAAAACTTCTTTCCGCCGATGCAACTGTTACCGGAATTGTGAGCAGTATCCTATAAGCAATCCACGCATTTGGGTAGCAACCATCCATTCTTAGTGaaaattgtaaaacctccatTGGTTTGCTATAAGCCTTAGGTAATGCAACTCTCATGACTAACAATTCCAAATATAACTCCCTGCCATCAATATCTCTAGATGTACCATGCTTCAAATAACCTTCATGTGCGAGACAGGACCTCATCAATTCATTCTCACTCATAGTTCTTAACTTGTTCGAGTCAAAcagaaaaccaaatattttttcaTATAATCGAAACTGTTCAAACCTGGCCTTGAATGATGATATAGCACTGTCCATTATATATAAAAAGTAAGTTCTTCTAAAAAATTCCTCACCTGATATTGGTTCGCAAGTACGAGTGGTGCGAACTTCACGAAATGTAGGTTCAATATTCATACCATCTGCAATCTCCTTCGCTTCTTCCATTGCCTTTTGGAACCCATCTTTTCTATACTCTttaaaaaaaacaattagacCTTTTGTTTTTTCTATAGCAACACCAATATCCATATTTTCAGATTGCAAAGATTTACTCACGGTATTAACAGCAAATAAAAGTTTATACCAGATTGTCAAGCtaacataaaattcaaaattatgcATATCAAAACTTACTAGGCTCTCGGCTGTGCTGACTTCTTGAGAAATAGAGGATGAATCTCGCAACTTCTCTAAAGCTTTGCGTATTTCAGGAGCTTGGTATCTTATCGCTTTGATACTTGCTACACGGCTTTCCCACCTAGTATCGCATAATGGTTTAAGAGTCAAACCTTTCTCTCCAATCTTTTCTTTGAACAAATCCCATCGATTAGTAGAAGCCGAGAATAACGTATAAATACGTTGTATGGATTCAAAAAAAGACAATCCTTTAGGACATGACTTAGCCATATCACAAAGTATTAGATTTAGACTATGACAAGCACACGGTGTGTAGAATGCTCTTGGATTAATCTCGAGTAGTCTTGCTTGTACACCTTTGTGTTTTCCTTTCATATTTGTTCCATTGTCATATCCCTGCCCTCTTATATCATCAATATTTAATCCAAGGTTTATCAATGCTTCTTGAAGTTCAAAAAACAAACCTTCTCCTGTTTTATCTTCAACTTTCAAAAACCCAAGAAAATATTCCTCAATTCTTGCTGTTGAAACATCTACGCATCTGATTATAATGGACATTTGTTCCCTGCGAGAAACATCCGGAGTACAATCAAGAATAATTGAGAAGTATTTCGCCTCGTGGATTTTTTTCAGAATAAGCTTTCGCGTCTCATCAGCAAGCATTGAAATCAGTTCATTCTGAATTTTGTGGCTAAGATAATGATACCGAATTTCATTCTTTTCGATACTCTCCAAGTGATACTTTAACACGGGATCATATTTTGCAAGTACCTCTATGAAACTTAAGAAGTTTCCattattttttgtataaattttcTCACTATCCCCACGAAATGCTAAACCATTCTTCGCTAGGAACAAGATGCCGTCCATCATCCTCTCCAAAACATCTTTATAATGTATCTTCTCTCTATTGATCTGTTCTTGTATTCTCTTATCAATGGTTTTTTCCTTTCTCAATCGTAATTCCAACTCAATCCAATTAAACATACAAATAACATGCTCTCCACTGTTTTCATGAGTACTAAGTCTCCCACTTAggttattccaatcattgaaccCACTTTCACACAACTGATAATTAGTTTCCCTCTTCTTAAACAATTTACAACAAAAAAAGAATACCTTATCCAAAGATGTCGAATACACTAgccatctcctttcttgtttctcaAAATTGCTCATTCTCCGAAAGTAATAAGTGCTAGAGAAATGATCGCCCTTGGAATCTCTAGGGAACTTGATATTATCAATTCTCATTGGACCCTTCTCTACCAAAAAATCAACAAGCTTTTTATCAATTGTATTCCAATTAGCCGGATCAAACATATCTATATGGCTTAACTCTTCACAATAATTACCAACTTCATTCGTTCCTACCGTCTTGTTGACATTATCCCCCCTTCTGTCATTCTCATTGATATCATTCATACCATTCTCAACACCACCATCATTCACATTTCCCTCATTTACACTATTATCATCATCACCCTCATTCTCATTGCCCTCATTCATACCATTATCAGCAACACCATCATCTCCATTCCCCTCATTCATACTATTATCAGCAGCACCATCATCCCCATTCCCCTCATTTAAACCATTATCAGCAGCACCATCATCCCCATTCCCCTCTTTCTTACCATTATCATCTGTAGCATTATCCTCATCGCCCTTATTCTCAATTGCTGGTTGATTCCTAATCAAAAACTTATCAAAAGAACCTACTAGAGATTTAGTAGATtccaatctctttttctttttcttcctattttgacaTCCAGAAGATTGCTTTCTTTTCAGAACCATGCCTGCAATTAATCAAATACATATATTACACAACAAGCAAAAAAATATGTTAAACAGCAAAAACAGTACACAATTTATTTCTTCAAAATAATCCTAACCCTAAATGCCTAAATTGTAGCTCTTTTAAAATCAACAAATTATTTAGATCCTGTaactaagatatatatatatatatatatatatatatatatatgatcgttGGGTATTTAGAAATCAAAAGATTAATtggggttttgaatttttttgccaTAAAAATACAATTTAGGTTTTCTAGCAGAGATCAAAagattaaaaacaaaactaatcatATAATATAAGTGATAATCTGTTTTTCATAAACTTACCGTAAAGATTTAATTGTGTTGGGAAGAAAAATAGGAAGGATCACACCATCATGGAGGCTGGAAGCCTGGATCAATGGAGTTTTCAGCCGACGGAGAGAACGAGaagtttaacaaaaaaaaaattctgaagtGAAAATGTGAAATCCGTTCCACTTGTTATGTATTTAGTGTTAACTCCTTTGATATTTTATTATTAACCCCTCTTATAACTCCTTCTTTATAACATGCCCTTTGTTCTTTTAAAAATGCATCATATTTTGTATTTATAATTCTTTTCTAGACCCCCAGTTTTCTGCTATAACATAAAACTCccctaataaattttttttttgctgcccCCTGATCGTGATGCCCCAAAGATAGCCTTTGACTGCATTGCCTCAGGGCCAGCCCTGCCACCATCTGCAACCATAATTGTTGCTTAGTTTAATAACTACTAACTTACCAGCAACAATCTTGTTGAATTTTGACTGAGGAAAGCTTTCACTACGAGGACTGCAACCCAAACCCGAATTATCATTGCATTTAGAGATTTCTTCCACGgtgaaaagattaaaaaaaaattagttgtgaCTTCAGGTAAAAATTCTCACAACTAATGAAAGAAAAGGTAATACTAGCTAGTACCTTGGCAATGACCACCAGTAGTAGTGTCAAGATAAGGATTTCCTGCATAGCCCGGTTTACAATTACAGCGATAACCTGGAACAATATTAGTTCCTGGTATACAGAGAGTATTGGTTCCACATGCTGCTTCATTGCATGTCTGTTTAGAACCAATAGTCCAATCAAGCACTACCGGGACAGTTCCAGTACCATTATTTTTGAAATTTTGGAGATATGACGAGGAAAACCTAAACGAACTTTCTTCAGCTACAAAAGCATAACTACAAGGATTATAAAAGCTTAAATCCTTCCTAGGGAGTCTTTCAACTATCACATTAAGTCCCATTTGTGCAGCTGGGATGGAGGCCTCAAAACAACCCATACCATTGCAAGACCCACAGGTGATATATTCGTTTCTACTACAGTCTGAACACCCATCACCAATAGGTGAATTACCATTTATAGATGCCATGGTGTCACAACCGATAGATATCAATTTGTTTTTTGTGGTAGACACGGTGAATTTTCCCAAAAGGATAGAGGCAAAGCTATTAATTGGCGTCTCCAAACATGTGGTCGCTATTGCGTTTTCGACAATCATCTGACCATCGAGTACCGATATATTTGTGACATATAATTTATCGTACATAGGCACACTGTTGTTGCATTTTATTTCGAACGCCTCTTCTATGTAACAACCATCACCTATGCCGAACGGATAGGGTATGCTAACACTGCCACAATGATCTAGGTAATCATGCTTTGCTATTACTCCGGAGCCAGTGACCGGTATTACTCCACATGCAAATTGCAGCCATAGTAACAAGATAAAACAATGAAACTTTAGAAGAATATGTAATAAAGCCATGAATGataagtttggttttggttttggttttggttttggtttgagttTCTTTCTCGCTGTGATAATACTTAAACATCTTTGTGTTATTTATACCCTTACATACTGGTGTAGGATGTTAGTACTGGAAACGACAGAAATCACACATAGATAAAACTTCTCAATGGAAGAGTTTTGTTTCTTCAAAGTATGCCTTTTTTCCTTACAGACGAGGCCATATATAGGCCTTATGACATAATTAATATTAATGCAAATATCTCTTAAGATTAATGCAAATAAAGAGGAAATCCTAACCAAATATGATATCATGCCAATTCtgcaagatatctcttatttcctaacaaaaataacaaacaggAAAATATTCATGCATGGCTAACGAATATTCTTTCATCGATCTCTTTCTTCCAAGTAggattctgccatatcttgcactacatcattCTCTCCGGGAAAGAGGAAATTCGTCCTCGAATTTGGCAGGTTAGGAAGATCATCATCCGACAAATCACCGTGGTAGGAAATGAGATGACGCACATTGAACACGTCAGTCGTGTAAATATGACTTGGAAGGTTCAGACGGTAAGCATTAGGGTTGAGTTTTTCAATAATTTCAAATGGACCAATCTTGCGAGGACCCAACTTGTTGTATGTACCCACCGAAAAACGTTACTTAATAAGCACATCCCAAACGAAATCACCTACCTCAAATTCAACATGACGACGATGCTTATCAGCGGCCGTTTTATATTTAGCAGAAGAAACTACCAAATTTTGAGCAGCAACGTCATGTATTTGTCGAAGATTCTGCACTAAAGCATCCGCAGTGGTATGCACACGTTGTAAGTCCGGAACTGGTGCCAGGTCGAGTGACAAAAACGAGGGTTAAACCCACAGACCACCTGGAAAGGACTAAACCCTGTGCTCCTATGAATTGCTCTATTAAAAGCGGATTTGATGGATCGTTTTTAGTCAGATACCATGTCAGAAGATGGTTAAACTCCCATGGAGTCTTTCCTTTGTTTCATTCGTTATTATAAAACCAAATAATATCCATGAGTGTCTCATAGTAATGAGAGAATAATACTAGGAAAGGAAA comes from Papaver somniferum cultivar HN1 unplaced genomic scaffold, ASM357369v1 unplaced-scaffold_158, whole genome shotgun sequence and encodes:
- the LOC113337274 gene encoding zinc finger MYM-type protein 1-like isoform X2, which encodes MVLKRKQSSGCQNRKKKKKRLESTKSLVGSFDKFLIRNQPAIENKGDEDNATDDNGKKEGNGDDGAADNGLNEGNGDDGAADNSMNEGNGDDGVADNGMNEGNENEGDDDNSVNEGNVNDGGVENGMNDINENDRRGDNVNKTVGTNEVGNYCEELSHIDMFDPANWNTIDKKLVDFLVEKGPMRIDNIKFPRDSKGDHFSSTYYFRRMSNFEKQERRWLVYSTSLDKVFFFCCKLFKKRETNYQLCESGFNDWNNLSGRLSTHENSGEHVICMFNWIELELRLRKEKTIDKRIQEQINREKIHYKDVLERMMDGILFLAKNGLAFRGDSEKIYTKNNGNFLSFIEVLAKYDPVLKYHLESIEKNEIRYHYLSHKIQNELISMLADETRKLILKKIHEAKYFSIILDCTPDVSRREQMSIIIRCVDVSTARIEEYFLGFLKVEDKTGEGLFFELQEALINLGLNIDDIRGQGYDNGTNMKGKHKGVQARLLEINPRAFYTPCACHSLNLILCDMAKSCPKGLSFFESIQRIYTLFSASTNRWDLFKEKIGEKGLTLKPLCDTRWESRVASIKAIRYQAPEIRKALEKLRDSSSISQEVSTAESLKRWVPKGNGRSEGDCRWYEY
- the LOC113337274 gene encoding zinc finger MYM-type protein 1-like isoform X1, whose protein sequence is MVLKRKQSSGCQNRKKKKKRLESTKSLVGSFDKFLIRNQPAIENKGDEDNATDDNGKKEGNGDDGAADNGLNEGNGDDGAADNSMNEGNGDDGVADNGMNEGNENEGDDDNSVNEGNVNDGGVENGMNDINENDRRGDNVNKTVGTNEVGNYCEELSHIDMFDPANWNTIDKKLVDFLVEKGPMRIDNIKFPRDSKGDHFSSTYYFRRMSNFEKQERRWLVYSTSLDKVFFFCCKLFKKRETNYQLCESGFNDWNNLSGRLSTHENSGEHVICMFNWIELELRLRKEKTIDKRIQEQINREKIHYKDVLERMMDGILFLAKNGLAFRGDSEKIYTKNNGNFLSFIEVLAKYDPVLKYHLESIEKNEIRYHYLSHKIQNELISMLADETRKLILKKIHEAKYFSIILDCTPDVSRREQMSIIIRCVDVSTARIEEYFLGFLKVEDKTGEGLFFELQEALINLGLNIDDIRGQGYDNGTNMKGKHKGVQARLLEINPRAFYTPCACHSLNLILCDMAKSCPKGLSFFESIQRIYTLFSASTNRWDLFKEKIGEKGLTLKPLCDTRWESRVASIKAIRYQAPEIRKALEKLRDSSSISQEVSTAESLSIEKMGSKRQWKKRRRLQMV